A genomic segment from Syntrophotalea acetylenivorans encodes:
- the mdh gene encoding iron-dependent methanol dehydrogenase produces the protein MAVVNLADTTYGFFIPSVTLMGVGCANEVGPKAAELGAKKVLLVTDAGLNKMGVAPKIADTIKAAGVDCIIYDGAEPNPTDKNVHDGVKVFEDEGCDFIVSLGGGSSHDCAKGIGLVTAGGGHIRDYEGVNKSTVPMTPLVAINTTAGTASEMTRFCIITNTDTHVKMAIVDWRCTPLVAVDDPVLMVGKPPALTAATGMDALTHAVEAYVSTIATPITDACAEKAMRLIAQWLRPAVALGANIEARDMMCYAQYLAGMAFNNASLGYVHSMAHQLGGFYNLPHGVCNAILLPCVCEFNLIACPDRFADIAEFMGVDTVGMTQTEAAEAGIAAIRELSASIGIPAGLTDLDVKEEDFKVMAENAKKDACQLTNPRTATLEQVIGIFKAAM, from the coding sequence ATGGCAGTTGTAAATCTCGCAGACACTACTTACGGTTTCTTCATCCCCAGCGTTACTCTGATGGGTGTTGGTTGTGCTAACGAAGTTGGCCCTAAGGCCGCTGAGCTTGGCGCCAAAAAAGTTCTGCTCGTCACCGACGCCGGCCTGAACAAAATGGGTGTTGCTCCCAAGATCGCCGACACCATCAAGGCTGCTGGCGTTGACTGCATCATCTACGACGGTGCTGAGCCCAACCCGACCGACAAGAACGTACACGACGGCGTTAAGGTTTTCGAAGACGAAGGCTGCGACTTCATCGTTTCCCTCGGCGGCGGTTCTTCCCATGACTGCGCTAAAGGTATCGGCCTTGTTACCGCTGGTGGCGGCCACATCCGTGACTACGAAGGCGTCAACAAGAGCACCGTGCCCATGACTCCCCTCGTAGCCATCAACACCACCGCGGGTACCGCTTCTGAAATGACCCGTTTCTGCATCATCACCAACACCGATACCCACGTCAAGATGGCTATCGTTGACTGGCGTTGTACTCCTCTGGTCGCCGTTGACGATCCCGTACTGATGGTTGGTAAGCCCCCGGCACTGACCGCAGCTACCGGTATGGACGCCCTGACTCACGCTGTTGAAGCTTACGTTTCGACCATCGCTACCCCGATCACCGACGCTTGCGCTGAAAAAGCCATGCGCCTGATCGCTCAGTGGCTGCGTCCTGCTGTTGCTCTGGGCGCCAACATCGAAGCTCGCGACATGATGTGCTACGCTCAGTACCTGGCCGGCATGGCGTTCAACAACGCTTCCCTCGGCTACGTACACTCCATGGCTCACCAGCTTGGTGGTTTCTACAACCTGCCTCACGGTGTTTGCAACGCTATCCTGCTGCCTTGCGTTTGCGAATTCAACCTGATCGCTTGCCCGGATCGTTTCGCTGACATCGCCGAGTTCATGGGCGTTGACACCGTAGGCATGACCCAGACCGAAGCTGCTGAAGCCGGTATCGCTGCTATCCGCGAACTGTCCGCTTCCATCGGCATCCCTGCCGGTCTGACCGATCTCGACGTTAAAGAAGAAGACTTCAAAGTAATGGCCGAGAACGCTAAGAAAGACGCTTGCCAGCTGACCAACCCGCGTACCGCTACGCTGGAGCAGGTCATTGGCATCTTCAAGGCTGCTATGTAA
- a CDS encoding HesA/MoeB/ThiF family protein, which translates to MKEVIEWLQSRIQGDLLPWADQQSAAHRFGLSYRQVEEMALKNGLLPARYQRNRNMISLQEQIRLFHSRAVVIGCGGLGGYIIEELARLGVGHIVAVDYDVFEEHNLNRQLLATPDFLGMNKVAAAARRVDRLNPSVDLIPVCEAFGSENGRQILAGADIAIDGLDSITVRLELAEACRAENVPLVYGSIAGWYGYVGSQFPGERTLEKIFSDDTGGRGLETELGNPSFTPAVIASLEVAEACKILLGRGTPARKRCLSVDLLDMEFVEIEC; encoded by the coding sequence ATGAAGGAAGTAATAGAGTGGCTTCAGTCGCGGATACAGGGAGACCTTCTGCCTTGGGCCGATCAGCAATCCGCAGCACATCGTTTTGGTCTGAGTTACCGCCAGGTAGAAGAAATGGCGTTGAAAAACGGTTTGTTGCCGGCCCGCTATCAACGCAATCGCAACATGATATCCCTGCAAGAACAGATACGTTTGTTCCATAGTCGGGCGGTTGTTATTGGTTGCGGAGGTCTGGGGGGCTATATCATCGAAGAGCTTGCACGGCTTGGCGTTGGCCATATTGTCGCGGTGGATTATGATGTTTTTGAGGAACATAATCTGAACCGTCAATTGCTGGCTACGCCCGATTTCCTTGGAATGAATAAGGTCGCTGCAGCAGCCCGGCGCGTTGATCGCTTAAACCCGTCAGTGGATTTGATCCCTGTGTGCGAAGCGTTTGGCTCTGAAAACGGGCGGCAGATATTGGCTGGTGCCGATATCGCCATCGATGGCCTGGATAGTATAACCGTTCGATTGGAGTTGGCCGAGGCTTGCCGCGCAGAAAATGTACCCTTGGTTTATGGTTCCATCGCCGGCTGGTACGGCTACGTTGGCAGCCAGTTTCCAGGCGAGCGTACCTTGGAAAAGATTTTTTCGGATGACACCGGAGGTCGAGGCCTTGAAACCGAGCTTGGCAACCCCTCTTTTACTCCTGCGGTTATTGCCAGCCTGGAGGTGGCCGAAGCCTGCAAAATACTCCTTGGTCGGGGCACGCCAGCCCGAAAGCGCTGTCTGTCCGTAGACCTTCTCGACATGGAATTCGTAGAAATCGAGTGCTAA